Proteins encoded together in one Prunus dulcis chromosome 3, ALMONDv2, whole genome shotgun sequence window:
- the LOC117621067 gene encoding leucine-rich repeat extensin-like protein 4 encodes MEEDDEKKVYASPTSSPPTPPSPLPISVGPGNQKYIFSPSPSPSPPFSPPLSSHTSAENLPLLHHDQKLSSPPVPSSAFSLDYRRPPEDLDSRSSCLADLLKWFIERCCNCGSKSS; translated from the exons atggAGGAGGATGATGAGAAGAAAGTTTATGCTTCTCCAACATCATCTCCTCCAACACCTCCCTCACCCCTCCCCATCAGTGTAGGACCTGGCAACCAAAAGTACATATTTTCGCCGTCTCCGTCCCCCTCGCCGCCTTTCTCTCCACCTCTGTCGAGCCACACGTCAGCTGAGAACCTCCCTCTTCTTCATCATGATCAGAAGCTCTCTAGCCCTCCAGTGCCATCTTCAGCATTCTCCTTGGATTATCGGCGGCCCCCGGAGGATTTGGATTCCAGGAGCTCATGCCTTGCGGACTT GTTAAAGTGGTTTATAGAAAGATGCTGCAACTGTGGTTCTAAGTCTTCCTAG
- the LOC117621069 gene encoding 7-dehydrocholesterol reductase: MGETNTVHSPLVTYASMLSLLCLCPPFVILLWYTMVHADGSISQTWDYLKHHGLQGFIEIWPRPTATAWKIIACYGAFEAALQLLLPGKRVEGPISPTGNRPVYKANGMAAYFVTLATHLGLWWFGIFNPTIVYDHLGEIFSALIFGSFIFCILLYIKGHLAPSSTDSGSSGNAIIDFYWGMELYPRIGKNFDIKVFTNCRFGMMSWAVLAVTYCIKQYEVNGTVADSMLVNTILMLVYVTKFFWWEAGYWNTMDIAHDRAGFYICWGCLVWVPSIYTSPGMYLVNHPVNLGTQLALFILVAGILCIYINYDCDRQRQEFRRTNGKCLVWGKAPSKIVASYTTTSGETKTSLLLTSGWWGLSRHFHYAPEISAAFFWTVPALFNHFLPYFYVVFLTILLLDRAKRDDDRCRSKYGKYWKLYCQKVSYRVIPGIY, translated from the exons ATGGGGGAGACGAATACCGTACATTCACCATTGGTGACATATGCTTCCATGTTATCACTGCTTTGTCTTTGCCCTCCATTTGTAATTCTACT ATGGTATACGATGGTACATGCTGATGGCTCTATTTCCCAAACTTGGGATTACTTAAAGCATCATGGTCTGCAGGGTTTCATTGAAATATGGCCAAGACCTACTGCCACTGCCTGGAAAATTATTGCCTGTTATGGTGCTTTTGAAGCTGCACTCCAGCTGCTTTTACCTGGAAAAAGGGTTGAGGGCCCAATTTCTCCAACAGGGAATCGACCTGTCTACAAG GCAAATGGTATGGCAGCATATTTTGTAACATTGGCTACCCACCTCGGCCTTTGGTG GTTTGGGATATTCAACCCTACAATTGTTTATGACCATTTGGGAGAAATTTTTTCAGCACTCATTTTCGGAAGCTTCATTTTCTGTATTCTCCTGTACATAAAA GGTCACCTGGCACCATCATCCACCGATTCTGGGTCTTCTGGGAATGCAATAATTGATTTCTACTGG gGAATGGAGCTGTATCCTCGAATTGGTAAAAACTTTGATATCAAAGTTTTCACAAACTGCAGATTTGGGATGATGTCTTGGGCAGTTCTTGCTGTGACCTATTGCATAAAGCAG TATGAAGTTAATGGGACAGTAGCTGATTCAATGCTTGTAAATACTATATTGATGCTGGTTTATGTGACGAAGTTCTTTTGGTGGGAGGCTGGATACTGGAATACAATGGATATTGCGCATGATCGAG CGGGCTTTTATATTTGCTGGGGTTGCTTGGTCTGGGTTCCATCTATTTATACTTCTCCTGGCATGTACCTGGTCAACCATCCTGTAAATCTTGGAACTCAG CTAgcactttttattttggtggCCGGGATTCTTTGCATATACATCAACTATGATTGCGACAGGCAAAGGCAAGAATTTCGCAGAACAAATGGCAAATGCTTGGTTTGGGGGAAAGCTCCATCAAAG ATTGTCGCTTCATACACTACCACATCTGGGGAAACAAAGACAAGCCTTCTTTTAACCTCAGGATG GTGGGGTTTATCTCGTCATTTCCATTATGCGCCAGAAATATCAGCTGCCTTTTTCTGGACTGTTCCAGCTCTTTTCAATCAT TTTCTACCTTACTTCTACGTGGTGTTTCTTACCATCCTTCTACTTGACCGAGCCAAAAGGGATGACGATCGATGTCGGTCCAA GTACGGGAAATATTGGAAACTATATTGTCAGAAGGTGTCCTACAGGGTCATTCCTGGCATCTATTGA
- the LOC117621068 gene encoding putative pentatricopeptide repeat-containing protein At1g16830 isoform X2 — MEKVWRFRLCFLHKGPNQIIRALRMLPICHFSSPKVCPTNKTKKIFRENLDPERSKCTLTHQNVHSTLLNCPSDLIALRFFLWCAQQPNFFHNRIVFDHMVGVIKRVMERYKTVKSVVRELASIGCVIKSQTFLLLLRIYWRGRMYEMVFEAIEQMGAYGFTPNTFVRNVIIDVSFKIGRGDLAIKSLKETQVPNFVTFNIMLCNLCKFNDLFHIGDVLRMMLRWGYHPKVETFEMLLNCFCKMGNIVEAHQVLGLMITLGVSMSVNVWSMLIHGFCRLQRLDVAGKLLDKMVETGSSPNIVTYTTLIRGFLKSHMVHDAFNVLSIMESKGDAPDLVLCNVLIDSLTKVGRYNDAIDVFVGMRSRKLSPDSYTFCSLLSAICSSRRFSLFPKLVCGLEIEADLLVCNSLLSYFCKSGFPALAVKFYKVMLDRGFTADKYTFVGLLSGLCKARRVDQAVDVYHGIVMNYPGQDAHIHTVLIDGLIKVRKFDRAISIFKKVVAERYALDVVAYAVTIRGLFMGGRTEEACSLYRQMKEIISFDFSY, encoded by the exons ATGGAAAAAGTATGGAGATTTAGGTTGTGTTTTCTACACAAAGGGCCAAACCAAATCATCAGAGCACTGCGCATGTTGCCAATCTGCCACTTTTCATCTCCAAAGGTATGCCCAACTaacaaaaccaagaaaatTTTCCGGGAAAATCTTGACCCAGAAAGAAGTAAATGCACTCTCACTCATCAGAATGTGCATTCCACTTTATTGAACTGCCCTTCGGATTTGATTGCCTTGAGATTCTTTTTGTGGTGTGCTCAACAAcctaatttttttcacaataGGATTGTGTTTGACCACATGGTTGGTGTGATCAAGCGCGTGATGGAACGGTACAAAACAGTTAAATCGGTTGTTAGGGAATTAGCGAGTATAGGGTGTGTTATAAAATCTCAGACATTTTTGCTCTTGCTGAGGATTTATTGGCGTGGCAGAATGTATGAGATGGTCTTTGAGGCAATTGAGCAAATGGGTGCTTATGGTTTTACTCCAAACACGTTTGTGCGTAATGTAATCATTGATGTATCGTTCAAAATTGGGCGTGGTGATTTAGCTATTAAGTCTCTGAAAGAGACCCAAGTGCCAAATTTTGTGACTTTTAATATTATGCTGTGTAATTTATGCAAGTTCAATGATTTGTTCCATATTGGAGATGTATTGAGAATGATGTTGCGGTGGGGGTATCACCCAAAAGTTGAGACATTTGAGATGCTTTTGAACTGTTTTTGCAAAATGGGTAATATAGTGGAGGCGCATCAAGTTTTGGGTCTAATGATTACTTTGGGCGTCTCTATGTCTGTAAATGTTTGGAGTATGTTAATCCATGGGTTTTGTCGATTGCAGAGACTTGATGTTGCTGGTAAATTATTGGACAAGATGGTTGAGACTGGTTCTTCTCCTAATATTGTAACGTACACGACTTTAATCAGAGGATTTTTAAAGTCTCACATGGTTCACGATGCATTCAACGTTTTAAGTATTATGGAATCTAAAGGAGATGCCCCTGATCTGGTTCTTTGTAATGTGTTAATAGACTCCCTCACCAAGGTTGGGAGGTACAATGATGCTATTGATGTTTTTGTTGGCATGCGATCACGAAAATTGTCTCCCGATTCGTATACGTTCTGTTCATTGTTATCCGCCATATGTTCTTCCAGGAGGTTTTCTCTGTTCCCCAAGTTGGTTTGCGGACTTGAAATAGAAGCTGACTTATTAGTATGCAACTCACTTCTCAGTTATTTCTGTAAATCGGGGTTTCCGGCTCTGGCTGTGAAGTTTTATAAGGTTATGCTCGATAGAGGTTTTACAGCAGACAAGTATACTTTTGTTGGATTATTAAGTGGACTATGTAAAGCTAGAAGAGTTGACCAAGCAGTTGATGTGTACCATGGGATTGTCATGAATTACCCTGGTCAGGATGCTCATATTCATACTGTTCTTATAGATGGGCTTATAAAGGTTCGTAAATTTGATAGAGCCATTAGCATATTTAAGAAAGTAGTTGCAGAGAGGTATGCACTTGATGTTGTAGCTTATGCAGTTACCATTCGTGGACTTTTCATGGGTGGTAGAACTGAAGAGGCTTGTTCACTTTATCGCCAAATGAAGGAG ATCATATCATTTGATTTCAGTTATTGA
- the LOC117621068 gene encoding putative pentatricopeptide repeat-containing protein At1g16830 isoform X1 produces MEKVWRFRLCFLHKGPNQIIRALRMLPICHFSSPKVCPTNKTKKIFRENLDPERSKCTLTHQNVHSTLLNCPSDLIALRFFLWCAQQPNFFHNRIVFDHMVGVIKRVMERYKTVKSVVRELASIGCVIKSQTFLLLLRIYWRGRMYEMVFEAIEQMGAYGFTPNTFVRNVIIDVSFKIGRGDLAIKSLKETQVPNFVTFNIMLCNLCKFNDLFHIGDVLRMMLRWGYHPKVETFEMLLNCFCKMGNIVEAHQVLGLMITLGVSMSVNVWSMLIHGFCRLQRLDVAGKLLDKMVETGSSPNIVTYTTLIRGFLKSHMVHDAFNVLSIMESKGDAPDLVLCNVLIDSLTKVGRYNDAIDVFVGMRSRKLSPDSYTFCSLLSAICSSRRFSLFPKLVCGLEIEADLLVCNSLLSYFCKSGFPALAVKFYKVMLDRGFTADKYTFVGLLSGLCKARRVDQAVDVYHGIVMNYPGQDAHIHTVLIDGLIKVRKFDRAISIFKKVVAERYALDVVAYAVTIRGLFMGGRTEEACSLYRQMKEVGLTPNEYTYNVMVSGFVKERDLNMVNLMLQEMIEAKVQLSYNTVLRLSKFLCRSYHLISVIDLWIEMRNLGLISGEVMHELFPDEVVEGVKGDDGHITFSDAYSETDLHVETSGSEDFCDVAASIG; encoded by the coding sequence ATGGAAAAAGTATGGAGATTTAGGTTGTGTTTTCTACACAAAGGGCCAAACCAAATCATCAGAGCACTGCGCATGTTGCCAATCTGCCACTTTTCATCTCCAAAGGTATGCCCAACTaacaaaaccaagaaaatTTTCCGGGAAAATCTTGACCCAGAAAGAAGTAAATGCACTCTCACTCATCAGAATGTGCATTCCACTTTATTGAACTGCCCTTCGGATTTGATTGCCTTGAGATTCTTTTTGTGGTGTGCTCAACAAcctaatttttttcacaataGGATTGTGTTTGACCACATGGTTGGTGTGATCAAGCGCGTGATGGAACGGTACAAAACAGTTAAATCGGTTGTTAGGGAATTAGCGAGTATAGGGTGTGTTATAAAATCTCAGACATTTTTGCTCTTGCTGAGGATTTATTGGCGTGGCAGAATGTATGAGATGGTCTTTGAGGCAATTGAGCAAATGGGTGCTTATGGTTTTACTCCAAACACGTTTGTGCGTAATGTAATCATTGATGTATCGTTCAAAATTGGGCGTGGTGATTTAGCTATTAAGTCTCTGAAAGAGACCCAAGTGCCAAATTTTGTGACTTTTAATATTATGCTGTGTAATTTATGCAAGTTCAATGATTTGTTCCATATTGGAGATGTATTGAGAATGATGTTGCGGTGGGGGTATCACCCAAAAGTTGAGACATTTGAGATGCTTTTGAACTGTTTTTGCAAAATGGGTAATATAGTGGAGGCGCATCAAGTTTTGGGTCTAATGATTACTTTGGGCGTCTCTATGTCTGTAAATGTTTGGAGTATGTTAATCCATGGGTTTTGTCGATTGCAGAGACTTGATGTTGCTGGTAAATTATTGGACAAGATGGTTGAGACTGGTTCTTCTCCTAATATTGTAACGTACACGACTTTAATCAGAGGATTTTTAAAGTCTCACATGGTTCACGATGCATTCAACGTTTTAAGTATTATGGAATCTAAAGGAGATGCCCCTGATCTGGTTCTTTGTAATGTGTTAATAGACTCCCTCACCAAGGTTGGGAGGTACAATGATGCTATTGATGTTTTTGTTGGCATGCGATCACGAAAATTGTCTCCCGATTCGTATACGTTCTGTTCATTGTTATCCGCCATATGTTCTTCCAGGAGGTTTTCTCTGTTCCCCAAGTTGGTTTGCGGACTTGAAATAGAAGCTGACTTATTAGTATGCAACTCACTTCTCAGTTATTTCTGTAAATCGGGGTTTCCGGCTCTGGCTGTGAAGTTTTATAAGGTTATGCTCGATAGAGGTTTTACAGCAGACAAGTATACTTTTGTTGGATTATTAAGTGGACTATGTAAAGCTAGAAGAGTTGACCAAGCAGTTGATGTGTACCATGGGATTGTCATGAATTACCCTGGTCAGGATGCTCATATTCATACTGTTCTTATAGATGGGCTTATAAAGGTTCGTAAATTTGATAGAGCCATTAGCATATTTAAGAAAGTAGTTGCAGAGAGGTATGCACTTGATGTTGTAGCTTATGCAGTTACCATTCGTGGACTTTTCATGGGTGGTAGAACTGAAGAGGCTTGTTCACTTTATCGCCAAATGAAGGAGGTTGGTTTGACTCCTAATGAATATACTTACAATGTAATGGTCTCTGGATTTGTTAAAGAAAGAGATCTTAATATGGTTAATTTAATGCTACAAGAGATGATTGAAGCGAAAGTACAACTGAGCTACAATACTGTCCtgagattatcaaaatttctttgtagATCATATCATTTGATTTCAGTTATTGACCTATGGATTGAGATGAGAAATTTGGGTTTGATATCTGGTGAGGTAATGCATGAATTATTTCCCGATGAAGTTGTTGAAGGTGTGAAAGGAGATGATGGTCACATTACATTTTCAGATGCTTATTCAGAAACTGATCTACATGTGGAGACATCTGGTTCTGAAGACTTCTGTGATGTGGCTGCTTCGATAGGTTGA